The DNA segment taagtgAAAGTCTAAACAGAGATTGATTTTTGTCAAGCATTTTGTCTCCCCAtaccatttcatttaaatgtacaaTATCTGGCCATTGTACAAAAGCGTATTTGGAGATAgacaaaaagaaaagttaaaccTTGTTAGTGTTAATGTGAGTGTTAACAAGAATTTACATATTAATTgccctattgacctagttttatatTACCGTAACTGTAGAATTTGTATTGAAAGTCCATTCTATTAGCTTACACAGTCACATGATTAATTGAGCCACGCcgtaagaaaaccaacatagtgcgtttgcgaccagcatggatccagaccagcctgtacatccgtgcagtcttgtcaggatccatactgtttgctaacagtttctctaattgtgaTAGGGTTTGAaagggatccatgctggtcgcaaacgcactatgttggttttctcatgccatGGCTCATTTTGTGGCATTTTTACATATAACAAGCTAGCTGTTGGAGGTAATGATTTTTCTTGATGGTTGTTTCCGTTTGTCATTCAGTATTAAAGAGGCATACCCTATAACTTGGTGCACCCGAAAACTGTCCGAAATTGATTTACTTACAgagaatttataattttacattgGACGACACCCATTCCCAGATTGCTGGACCTTATCGTTCACCCACAATTctcgtttttctgtcattttgctTTTGGGCCACCGCAACTCTTTCAACGTGTTTATCCGGGCGTAGCAGTTGAAAGGGGGTAGGTAGCAAGCTAACAGGGGTACTGTTGAATAGATATTGGAACACTTTATTGTTCTTACAAAAAACCTTTCAACAATTATCGGTCTtactaatgtaaaatttaaatcagattTATTTCTTGCTGTTGTACAAAAAAAGGTGGATAGcgatttattataaaatgtacaatattgctGTTTACATgcctaaaatgacatttttcgCTGCAAGTTCttctgtgaaatttcattaatttgttattttaggttcATTTAGCTAATACTATAGGTTCTCTGTATCTACTCCCCTCGTAATAGGGTATGCctttttaaacaattattgtaTGATAATGTGGTCAATATCCTACTTTATGAACCTGATCAATGTGATATCCACCCAGGCCAACATGAATACATCCCCTAaattcgtcacctcaacgcaagaagtggataactacATTGTcataaagaaggacttattcactttttgctcTAAGGTGACACCTTGATCTTGCTTGTCCAGTATTATCatacaactagaagatgcttttgtagaaaagcgcatgtctcccccaatgcatagtcatataggcaagaagcaATAgtggacaggagcaaaagtcaaagagatactgatagttggctgcaatattagggatcatctacttggcatgcccaatcatcccactaagtttcaacattcttggcccagtggttctcaagttatgaaatgGATACAGTTATCCATGTTTaatcccctgtgaccttgacctttgatagggtgaccccaaaatcagtaggggtcatctactctgtatgtctaatcatcctattaagtttcaacattcgggtcaagtggttctcaagttattgactgaaaagagttttctatgttcaggcccctgtgaccttgacctttaaaggagtgaccctaaaaaacaacaagagcaccgccttgcgggtgctgacgctcatctgatttttttttgtgtaatagaatattgtcctacccatgattttctaagtctaaaaaggccatcattcttgcaaaagtaggatagagttatgttcttgatgtacagtgtccactatGATGTGAAAAActgtttgcaagttttaaacaatagctttaatagtttatgagaagtTGACTTAatacataatactcaaccaaaaaatgatttctaagtcaaaaggcaataattttgcaaaatgcaggatggagttatgtgttGCTGTACAGGGTCATGCTTATGATGTGAacaatgttgcaagtttcaacgcatagctttgatagttaacgtaaaaagttactaaacataaaacttaaacaagaatctgatattttctaagtcaaaaaggggccataaatcttgcaaaaagcaggacggagttatgtttcttgctatacagggtcaacttatgatggttatcaagtgttgcaagttttaaagcaatagctttgatagtttaggataaaagctgacctaaacataaaacttaaccaagaaaactgattttctaagtccaaaaggagcaataaatcttgcaaaaagcaagatggagttatgattcttgacgtacagggtctgcttatgatggtgaacaagtattccaagtttcaaagcaatagctttgatagtttaggagaaaagttgacctaaacataaaacttaaccaagaaatctgatattttctaagtacaaaaggggccataaatcttgcaaaaagcaagatggagttatgtttcttgctatacagggtaagcttatgatggtgaccaagtattccaagtttcaaagcaatagctttgatagtttaggagaaaagctgacctaaacataaaacttaaccaggcaacgccgacgcagacgccgacgccgacgccgacaaccgctcaagtgatgacaataactcatcattttttttcaaaaaatcagatgagctaataagggtcatccactctgtaagtcctatcaccctatgaaatttgaaggttctaaggtcaaatagttctcaagttagTGACTGGAAAcagatttccatgttctgtccactgcaaccttgacctttaatagagtgaccccaaaatcaatagggatcatccactctgcatgatcaataatcatgtgaaatttcaacattctgggtcaagtggttctaaactTGCTAAGTTACTGACcataaatggttttccatgttcaggcccctgtgaccttgatctttaatagggcgactccaaaatcaataggggtcatctactctgcatgtcaaatcatctcattaagtttcaacattctgggtcaagtggttcttaagttattgatcggaaatggttttccatgttcaggcccctgtgaccttgatctttatcagggtgaccctaaaatcaacaggggtcatctgctctgcataaacaatcatcttttgaagtttcaacaatctgggtcaagtggctctcaagttattgatcgaaaatggttttgcatgttcaggcccctatgaccatgacctttattagagtgatCTCCAAAATCAATTTGTTTACAAGAATATCACCTTCTATCGATCTTCATGTGAACAGAGAGATAAGGGTCATAAAATAAAAGGATTTCTCAACCTGGAAAAAGCGATATATATACCTTTGGCTGCATCCTACATAAATATCACTTATCACAAactgataaatccacatatctGCCTCTATATGAGAAACAACTGTATAATATCACAACATACTTACTGACTAGGCATGGACTTTGAAATGTTCCTTTAACTTTTCCTCCTCTGTAAATAGTTCTCCACAAATATTACAGTCTAATTTACTGTCACCGCTGTTTTCATTTACTTCCCCCGATTGTGACTGGTCACCAAACTCGGGATGCATTTTTTTCACATGTTTCTGTAGGTGACGAAATGATTTCCCACATACTGGACAACTGTCTAAATTCACTTCTTTTGTCTCTTCCTTATGAATATTTTTCCGATGACGTATCATGTTTCCATGTGATTTGAATGATTTATTACAAATGTCACAAACGTTGTCTTTACATTCCTTTGAAGTATCTGAAATATCTTCTACTTTCTCAGCAACAAGTTTTTCTGCAACAAATTTTTCTGCTGTATATTCCATACCATCCTCAGCCTCTTCTGCCTGGAATTCAAATTCTTCCGGATACTCGCCCTCTTCCTGAGGGTACTCGCCCTCATTTTCCGCATACTCGCCTTCTTCGGGTGGGTATTCCCCTTCTTCTGGGTTGTACTCACCTTGTAATGTCTAAATAACACAGAAAACATCAAATCAATTTGTCAACAAGTTAGTAAAGCATTTTAGTAGAGCTTAGTCACATGTTAAAGGTTTTGTTTTGGTAAAAGCCTCTTAGAAGTTGGAGCTTGAATTAAGCTTTCAGAGTTCAATGAATAGTAGAATATAGGGGAATTTGATCAGGGCCCCCTTTTATAGTGCTAAAGAACTGAAATTCAACATTCTGCTTGTAAGTACAAAGAAAGCAAGACATCAAGAACAAAACAGACCCCAGATGATGTGGATCTGGAGAAAAGCGAATTTTTAACAGTATATCAgccattttgatttttgatttgaGTGAGCTATGATGTCCAAGCTGCTGTTCACTCACATGAAAATGCGACTGCACTGCAATTTAAAGAAATTCAGACGCTTCCAACTGTAATCATAGTGCAATGCATTACTGGCTACTTTGAGGAAGTCCAAAAATCTGAGATAAAAACTAGTATTTTGTATTTGCATGTTCATAAATAGTCTTTAATTAGGTATAAATTTCACTTGCAAAAAAGTCATGAAACCTCATCATGCAATTTGATTTTTAATGGCATTTTGCAAACTTTTTGCAGTCTTACTCAAACCCTGCTATTCTATTCAATATTCATCTGAACTTCTCTAACACTTCAAACTGCATAACTCTCACGTTTGCAGATTTCAAACTCCATCTAAGATTTAGAAAGCTTTCATGCTAGGAAGCTATCTTGCTGGCTTGCAGAAAGTGAGTGGTTCTACCCATATGTCAcctatgcctgaaataatgcccagaaggCAACTGtggccttcctccaccataaatATTGGAACATTGTCTTATGCAGTGtgaattaaaaacaagagggcaaagatggcccaaggtcgctcacctgagaacacaccataacagtgtaaacatgtttgacctagtgatttcatggaaacaaatattctggccaattttcattaggattggaccaaataatgtggtctcttaagtttaaacaagaattttatttgatatgacctagtgacctagtttttgaccccagatgacctatattcgaacatgacctagatttcattaaggcaatcattctgacaaaatttcatgaagattaaatgaaaaatacagcctctatgacatacacaatgtctttctttgatttgacctggtgacctagtttttaaccccagatgacccatattcgaatctgacctacattttatcaaggcaatcattctgaccaaatttcattaagatcaattgaaaaatacagcttctatctcatacacaatgtttttctttgatttgacctactgacctagtttttgactccagatgaccgaAATctaccaagatttcatcaaggcaatcattctgaccaaatttcatgaagatcaattgaaaaatctatcgcatacacaagggttttctttgatttgacctggtgacctagtttttgatcctagatgacccgtttttaaattttacctagttttcatcaaggcaattattctgactaaacttcatgaagatcaaatgaaaaatacagcctctattgcatacacaaggtttttctttgatttgacctatagACCTTAATCTTTTACacccggatgacccatattcaaactctacctagatttcataaaggcaatcattctgacttaatttcataaagatcaattgtaaaatacagtttctatcacatacacaaggtttttctttgatttgaccctgtgacctagtttttgaacccgaatgacccatattcaaacacaacctagatttcatcatggcaattattctgacaaaatttcattaagatcaattgaaaaatacagcctctatcgcatacacaaggtttttctttgatttgacctagtgacctagtttttgaccctagatgacccatattaaaacttggcctagacttcatcagggcaatcattctgaccaaaattcataaagatcagttgaaaaatacagcctctatcacatacacaagtaaATGCTGACAGAcaagacgacagacagacagacgccggacatcaagcgatcacaatagctcacctgagcattgctctgGTGTGCTAACAAACCAGCAAGACAGGTACACAGAGATATTTAACACTAAATTCAATAACAAGAACTGTTGGAGGCCAGTAATGTCTAACTACTCAAGTTTTAATCTATTTCCAtcagtagttactgagatatcagcttacatataaaaatccTACCTTGAAAATGGGGCATAGCTTTGTAAAGAAACAACAAAGTTATGTACATGGcatgtcagttcatcacagtgaatatgAGTGTTAACTTTCAATCCAAGTCtgcaagtggttactgagatacacatgacatacaaaaacttaacccaatAGTGACACCAAAGAatgggcgagtacaatagctctgcATATTCTAAGAATAGTCGAGCCAAGAAGAACCTTGAAACAAACCTTTTGTTTTTCCTGAAATGCTCCACCGTCCTCATCCTGAATATTCTCTTCCATCTCTTCAATATcttcctcctcctcttcctcctcATCATAGGGTTCttcatttaaatgtgtttcatGATGtgacttcatttcagttttccgcacaattttattacatattaaacattttgcCATTATTGGTCCAATCATTAAAAAGTTTTCCGATGTCGGGGAAGCAGTTCTTTGATATGGCTGATGCCCTGAGACAGAAGGCCCTTCTCCATGGCCTTGCACCATACCAGGCCCAGTTAAATTTGGAAGAGTTCCATGGATTCTGTTATGCCCTAATTGGGCCATATTTGCACCCATTTCCTCTTCTGAATTATATTCTTCCAACTCTTCATAATCCTCATCTTCTTCATAATCTTGTGGAAAATCCTGACCCATGGCAGGGTGAAAATTCTGTGACACCCCAAACCCCTCAGCATACATATCTTCCCCTTCCCCAAACTGTACCATACCAGCATTAAGTTTTCTCATATGGGCTTCACGCATTGCTTTCAGAGTTGCTTTATCTTCATCATCAAGATCCTCTTCATCAAATTCATCTTCATCATCCTCAAAATCATCATCTTCCATTTCTTCAAAATCATCTGCCTGACTGTCTCGATATGGTCCATGATGCATCAGTCTCGCTGCTGCCATTTCCGAACTCTCAGAGACTCGCGTTCTCTGGACAGGAGTGACCTGACCAGATGGCCCAGACTGACCTTTTTCTTTGGGATACTCTACAACCCAACTCAGTTTTGATGACAGCTGTCCCAGTTTAGCCTGTATTTCTCTGTCAGCCTCAGACATATTTTCAAGGTGTTTAGCTTTGGTCATCTGAATGAGAGTTTCTGTGTCAAGATTATCTATACTCTCTaacctgaaatttaaaacaataattcagaaacaatgttattatattttcaattctaacgcgaccagcaaataacctacatacgtgtagagcaaaatctatctcgggttattctgcaataaaccactcgagTGCAATGATGTCATCTGATCCAGgcgcgtagcacggtcgtaaaaaatagttaccactttttctaacacttttgatactagtttGTCATCTTAGaaacgaaataataagttcccaagtgtgatttattgtagaataacccaagtttttcgttcttatgtgaaacaatatatcactcaggcctacgccttcgtgatatattcttacgcataagaactcaaaactcgggttattctacgataaaccacgtttgggaacttattatttcttaattaaagggCAAAATTAGTTGCTCCACTATCATGATCCCTGCTTGCCCTAAGGATTGTTTAAGATCACATTCTGGTTTTCAATACATATGTTTATTCAATTGACATATCATActcgggcaacatgtcgagcccgccagctgtcaaaaggactacaGCGACAGAACTGATTgtggcaaacatttctgccaagttatttaagaacatctccatccatggctaagttacagcccaaacaagagaaactgcatcaacttttgatctttgacccctaagtgtgaccttgaccattcaACTACTTAAGCCTGACAGACTGTCTCATTGGGGCaattaattgtgccaagttacttcagAAACCCTCAATCCAAgctgagttacagcccggacaaggaaaactgcaccaagttttgacctttgacctctaattatgaccttgaccttaaagctatcAATCTGGTTGTTGCACATAACACATCatcttatcaaggcaatcatttgtGCCAAAGTTTTTAAGAATCACTCAGTCCATAGTTGAGTTTAACAGCCCGGACAAGCAAAACAGCACCAAgttttgacctcaaagtatgacctttacctttaagctATCAATCTGGTTCTTGCACGTGACACACCATGCCAATGAGgcaaacatatgtgccaagttatttagGAATCCCTTGATCCGTGgataagttacagcccagacaaacTCGGACGGATGCACACACGGACAGAtgaaatgcgatcacaaaagctcaccatatgacaggtgagctaacaaatcAAGATGACTTAAAGACTGAACTGAAGGAATTTGGTAGCGGGTCACATACAGAAGTAGTCTGATTATCATGATTAttgtgaaaaaattttaaattcaggCCAGCCATTTGGGAAGAGTAGATTTTCCACAAAGCCTTATACACGTCTAGGGATGCACTCACACAAAGAAATAATTCCGGACAGCAAGCCTCTGTAACATGATTCTGAGCGAAGTGTTACAGATTTCATAACGACTGTTATCGAAAGCAGGTTGGCacagggccctctctacattttgggggattggggccagggcccttggaggggggaatttcgcgtcgttttcaagggaggggggaattcattctggagatatgacatctgatcataaccccttaaattaaggtcaaCGGAGTAatacagatatcaaactaatgtgaatatatctgaagtattgtacagaacataatctattaaaaacaggcaacttttattttcttttattaaatcagttatgtGATATCCAAGcgaggttcacatgtcgtcattatcggtagcactagcagtatccacggacattgtctaagcagcagccggagcagggcttcccttcatcgtatctacctgattgtgcatgtctggccctgatgaaacagcggtgtccgtgacagtagtttgtttttttgAGAGCAtctgcttaaaaagcaaatcttttttgcgcatttcgccccTGTTGCATCCGTGATCTTTTTACGGTATGATGTGCATTAtacgacatttttttttcaaagggaagtaactttgcataaACGCATCCCGGGAACTGAAAAACGCGTgtattatacggatcagtaaaaccaggggttccactagacctggaaacccaagagtcccaggacccttgggtccaaattttgaagggtcctttttcaaaatacaagagtcctgcccaaaaacatcgatacaattgactatattttcttataaagtaatactaagtaattaatagctactaaaaccaagaacatgttacagcataataacataataataatttctgtttcaggtcatataatctcatattgtaaataaatttttatcaaaattcattttaatttgaagaggtttttcttcaatatttttgtttgttagcagaaaagtgctaaaacactgtaaaaatgtatccaaaaacgtactatccggatactggtacacttttggaatgtcgtctgaaatgttgtttttgccaGTTACTTGGTCCACTttggtaaaccagagatagttcctcaaataatgatgctacttttcattaaaaattgcattgaaagtcaagttttttttagtgaattttggaaaaattgcttatgtcatcgggtgtaattagaatcgtgaacggacattctaaacttatttttactttccaaatccatttaaatttgtggattttctcgttgatattaaggtacaatcattaaacaatgagctaatttaaagtttgaatgaagaaatcttgcaggacacttttcacatgctcggtaatcagctggtcgcttaattacgataatttaataattggcgccttttttgacagtatgcaggctcaatacgggtaccgctttatcaattaatgttaacacttcattgattctcattacctatgttcactcgccgtgacgtaacttgctgataaagaaaaatcagcgtggcatgtccacatGACAAAGAgcgggaatttagcagaagatcaaaggcaggaagGCATGACCGcgtgtgtttattttgaatacacatgTTTATCGTGGATATAGTTTTACTGTAGAaaatgactgataagaggaaggagtaaaactttatcaggctcattaagttacgagacgctcctaagactatcgggtatcgatttttttcttgattttttttttctttcgacggggaatttttctatactttgGGGGAAAAAAgcatactatttcgaggggggaacggggccgaatttcggccccaaaaatcggcaaacgagggccctgtGGCATTTCACAGAATTGATATGTGACTGTCTGTTCAATAATTCACCTATCTTACAATTCACTCACTTTTGATAATATAGTGTTATTTCGCCAAAAAAGGTTACTATTATTGGACAGATAaagtaaattgcaaaataaatctTACACCATTTTGTCTCTTAAATATCATGATTTCAGGAAAATCTATTTTTTCATGGATATCATTCTGTTTACAGTGTGACAGTTATACATCTTTGAAATATcggtaatactgtgaaatcatttttattcgcgttgGATGAATTTTCACGTATTttgcgctaggaccgatgcgcgaattaaagaccgctctattattttttttaactttatttttcatttctaaaattgaaaatgcgcctATTAAAGCCCGcccgaaacagtcctttttcacatttgcgtGAAATTTCaagccagcgaatttaaatgatttcacagcacaCGGAGATTTCCCTTCCTGAAAATTTGTCTGTGATACTTGAactttgtatgcaatagggataGCCAAACAAGCCGTAATTCTCTTCTGCTGGTCTAAAACACATGTTGTTATTAAACATTATTGAACTTAACATTACTGAACTGACTGGATTTTATGTCCCCCAAAACAGTCTTGCTTCGAATATTTGATCTGCTTCAAAATAACGTACCAAGAACCATGTAGGTTGGTTAGTAAATAAGGTGTCTATtgagttaacaaggtttttctatggttTCAGCAGGGTTCTGCCGAGACCACGACATTGCGGGAATCTTGCGTAAAAAGAATGAATGTCGCAATAAAATTGGCCTAAAAGCGTCAGTTGTAGCGTTACGAAAATTTTGGGGATGAATGTCCGTATGGGAGGACAGGAACTGAGTACGAATCGTTCATTTTTTCTTCCTTATCCAAATAGAAGAGTTTCCcataaaaacatcattttgatcaacaatgaaaaattttaagctTCGTTTCTGTATCTGCAGACtagaaaaacattcagtctaatGATTAACGGCCTAGTACTTCATGTTGCTTCATAAAAAGCCCGATAGACCACACAAACCCGATGTTGTGAACTGTTCTCCACCCACTGTCTCGGCAGATGAAATTGAGAGCTTGTCCATTGACTGCTTAACCCATTACTGCATAGACAAACAGCCTTATCAGCAATCTTTTAAAATCTGTCAACCATTTTGGCACTAATTGtctccaaaactgaaaatgtgtcACAAAATCAAACTACAAAGGGTGCAGAAAATTCGGATAAACCCAAATAGGGAAGTGACTCCAAATTTCAGGAGAGTTGATTCAAAAAGTGTCAATGGTTGGACTGCAATAAAGCCTTCAATTTTAGTAATGTTACTATCTAATTTCAATGACATACGATCAACAGTTGTTGTCCCCAAGATTTTGTAAATGTCCCCACATTTTTCAAACCAAGGGGACATGTGTCCCCACCATTTGATTCTCAGCAGAACCCTGGTTTCAGttaaattaattattaataacagaactagaatgtgtctgtaggacacagggtgtgcccctactggtacatttgtcacaaactagagctatcactgatgGCAATGAATGTACCCCGTATTTATGTGGactattatatacatatgtattatagtaaagtaacaaacaaaagctatcacaggagacagcgcgcttgactatttcgatgctggatagtgaaactgggcacatctgaggaagccgAAGCTGTCAATgaagtgtttaattactccaatggtggaagaagatattgcacaatagcttgagtctgtatCAAAAATAaggtaaaagtaaagtaaaaggtggcataattcttgaaaaattggtgccagagttatgcaccttgtgtcatgatgtgggtgataaggtggaacaactgttttaagtttgaatcaaatccatttagtaacaagaaacgcggcaatgccacaaaaccaggttttcaacacttttcataagaataaacaagagtgtcagaatgtcacaataaacgcccgtcacagcaaatttctttactctagcagtcaggggtgtaactgtttcaagttatcacattttataacccatttgagttactgcgtttactttcataacttgtttcagttatcataaaatattacaaagccctcctgtgtcaattcctcattttgaatgtgactaatgcaatcatttcctgaatccttggcctTTTATCTTTCTAGctg comes from the Mercenaria mercenaria strain notata chromosome 9, MADL_Memer_1, whole genome shotgun sequence genome and includes:
- the LOC123547847 gene encoding eukaryotic translation initiation factor 5B-like isoform X1, with the translated sequence MAEHMYGEEWDSDEFQTALKVVLKCEIQSLLERLSETGEETVLLTASAADLCVGHLASSKALRFVNTTDVGIVKNKFLYFLTGANPQSQGTRQVTTGPGTSAVTGNVAQVSPVINNITPKGPVQAPAPQSVAKKLNTKAVTPNQTKVAEKRPLEAVAASPDISLSSLDAKRRKTESQPNLAKGNSITSLQTSTNPSVTQVMASSTGKGPAPKLKTTKFVSKSGGFTEEKISDAEFQKFLAQYKPNIPEGDEEEDGDQTKNIAMLRSGSMPQATLQKQFQPSPVSSVQNTQSKVTSLVNSLTDKNIKTGIQSGKNQSTQLAEMKKDNSSVKLENKSVNKENRENVNTSNVELLTEIKEELDPDDTQYKEAQAAVKKENELNVSKEKDKNVTVAGNTQKKDTCGQSDRTGQPSQNRNRLESIDNLDTETLIQMTKAKHLENMSEADREIQAKLGQLSSKLSWVVEYPKEKGQSGPSGQVTPVQRTRVSESSEMAAARLMHHGPYRDSQADDFEEMEDDDFEDDEDEFDEEDLDDEDKATLKAMREAHMRKLNAGMVQFGEGEDMYAEGFGVSQNFHPAMGQDFPQDYEEDEDYEELEEYNSEEEMGANMAQLGHNRIHGTLPNLTGPGMVQGHGEGPSVSGHQPYQRTASPTSENFLMIGPIMAKCLICNKIVRKTEMKSHHETHLNEEPYDEEEEEEEDIEEMEENIQDEDGGAFQEKQKTLQGEYNPEEGEYPPEEGEYAENEGEYPQEEGEYPEEFEFQAEEAEDGMEYTAEKFVAEKLVAEKVEDISDTSKECKDNVCDICNKSFKSHGNMIRHRKNIHKEETKEVNLDSCPVCGKSFRHLQKHVKKMHPEFGDQSQSGEVNENSGDSKLDCNICGELFTEEEKLKEHFKVHA
- the LOC123547847 gene encoding eukaryotic translation initiation factor 5B-like isoform X2 → MAEHMYGEEWDSDEFQTALKVVLKCEIQSLLERLSETGEETVLLTASAADLCVGHLASSKALRFVNTTDVGIVKNKFLYFLTGNVAQVSPVINNITPKGPVQAPAPQSVAKKLNTKAVTPNQTKVAEKRPLEAVAASPDISLSSLDAKRRKTESQPNLAKGNSITSLQTSTNPSVTQVMASSTGKGPAPKLKTTKFVSKSGGFTEEKISDAEFQKFLAQYKPNIPEGDEEEDGDQTKNIAMLRSGSMPQATLQKQFQPSPVSSVQNTQSKVTSLVNSLTDKNIKTGIQSGKNQSTQLAEMKKDNSSVKLENKSVNKENRENVNTSNVELLTEIKEELDPDDTQYKEAQAAVKKENELNVSKEKDKNVTVAGNTQKKDTCGQSDRTGQPSQNRNRLESIDNLDTETLIQMTKAKHLENMSEADREIQAKLGQLSSKLSWVVEYPKEKGQSGPSGQVTPVQRTRVSESSEMAAARLMHHGPYRDSQADDFEEMEDDDFEDDEDEFDEEDLDDEDKATLKAMREAHMRKLNAGMVQFGEGEDMYAEGFGVSQNFHPAMGQDFPQDYEEDEDYEELEEYNSEEEMGANMAQLGHNRIHGTLPNLTGPGMVQGHGEGPSVSGHQPYQRTASPTSENFLMIGPIMAKCLICNKIVRKTEMKSHHETHLNEEPYDEEEEEEEDIEEMEENIQDEDGGAFQEKQKTLQGEYNPEEGEYPPEEGEYAENEGEYPQEEGEYPEEFEFQAEEAEDGMEYTAEKFVAEKLVAEKVEDISDTSKECKDNVCDICNKSFKSHGNMIRHRKNIHKEETKEVNLDSCPVCGKSFRHLQKHVKKMHPEFGDQSQSGEVNENSGDSKLDCNICGELFTEEEKLKEHFKVHA